The following proteins are co-located in the Chlamydiota bacterium genome:
- a CDS encoding ATP-binding protein: MIARRLQPIIVKDLKKKMVFIAGPRQCGKTTLAKSVAKETLWENTYYNWDIDEHRRKLLKNELNASSRLWLLDEIHKFRRWKNWLKGLFDEYHPKHAMLVTGSAMLDAYSRGGDSLQGRYYFHHLHPFTLAELLHPKTPPALEEMFAFQNPVPKSAEEVLKNLLILGGFPEPFSSGSEKEAARWRLSYGTQIIRQEIRSLEGVQDLDKMELLFDRLPAVIGSVLSINSLREDLEVAFETVRNWLKIFERMYAVFRIPPFGPPRIKAVKKEQKLYFWDWARAEFESQKLENLVASHLLRFVHWREDVEGEKWELRFFRDVVGHEVDFILLRKGKPWCAIEVKTQERPLDPNLKYLLERTQIPYAFQISLKGNSDWEPPKINGTAVRIMPAAKFLANLV; the protein is encoded by the coding sequence CAGCCAATCATTGTAAAAGACCTTAAAAAGAAGATGGTCTTCATTGCGGGCCCCCGACAATGTGGTAAGACCACCCTTGCCAAGAGCGTGGCAAAAGAAACCCTTTGGGAAAACACCTATTACAATTGGGACATTGATGAACACCGTCGAAAACTCCTCAAGAATGAATTGAATGCCTCTTCCCGTCTGTGGCTTTTGGATGAAATTCATAAATTTCGAAGATGGAAGAATTGGCTGAAGGGGCTCTTTGACGAATATCATCCCAAGCACGCAATGCTCGTCACAGGAAGCGCCATGCTGGATGCCTACAGTCGAGGGGGAGATTCCCTCCAAGGACGTTACTACTTTCATCATCTGCATCCATTTACATTGGCAGAATTACTGCATCCCAAAACACCTCCCGCACTTGAGGAGATGTTTGCCTTCCAGAATCCGGTCCCAAAATCAGCCGAAGAGGTATTAAAGAATCTATTGATTTTGGGAGGGTTTCCCGAACCTTTTTCTTCTGGTTCAGAGAAAGAAGCGGCTCGGTGGCGTCTCTCATACGGGACACAAATCATTCGACAAGAAATCCGCTCTCTGGAAGGGGTTCAAGATCTTGACAAAATGGAACTCTTGTTTGATCGTCTACCCGCCGTGATTGGTTCTGTCCTGTCCATCAATAGTTTGAGAGAAGATCTTGAAGTTGCCTTTGAGACCGTTCGAAACTGGCTCAAGATTTTCGAGCGCATGTACGCTGTTTTCAGAATACCTCCCTTTGGCCCTCCCAGAATCAAGGCTGTCAAAAAAGAACAAAAATTGTATTTTTGGGATTGGGCAAGGGCTGAGTTTGAAAGTCAAAAACTGGAGAATCTCGTCGCTTCTCACCTCTTGCGCTTCGTTCACTGGCGCGAGGATGTGGAAGGTGAAAAATGGGAATTACGTTTCTTTAGAGATGTTGTCGGACACGAAGTAGATTTTATTCTCTTACGCAAAGGGAAACCCTGGTGCGCCATCGAGGTCAAAACTCAAGAACGGCCTTTAGACCCCAACTTAAAATATCTCTTGGAACGCACCCAAATCCCTTATGCCTTTCAAATCAGCCTCAAGGGAAATTCCGATTGGGAACCTCCCAAAATCAATGGCACCGCTGTTCGAATCATGCCTGCAGCCAAATTCCTAGCGAACTTGGTTTAG
- a CDS encoding DUF1697 domain-containing protein encodes MKYAAFLRGINVGGHKSIKMEDLSQMFASLGFKNITTHIQSGNVVFESSKKNNALLTQRIEKELCSLAGGEVSVFLRTMEELEDMINKNPFRKIREDVLAKRYVTFLSCEPKSKSKLPFLSPKKDIEVLEIENQTVFSLGLAFGSGRFGFPNQWIEKEMGVSATTRNWTMIVKMLSDA; translated from the coding sequence ATGAAATATGCAGCATTTCTACGGGGCATTAATGTGGGTGGCCATAAGTCTATTAAAATGGAAGACTTGAGCCAGATGTTTGCATCATTGGGTTTCAAAAACATAACGACTCACATTCAAAGTGGAAATGTAGTTTTTGAATCTTCAAAGAAGAACAACGCTCTTCTAACGCAACGTATTGAAAAGGAGCTTTGTTCTTTGGCAGGGGGTGAAGTCAGTGTTTTCTTACGGACAATGGAAGAACTGGAAGATATGATTAATAAGAATCCTTTTCGAAAAATTAGAGAAGATGTTTTGGCGAAGAGGTATGTTACTTTCTTATCTTGTGAGCCAAAAAGCAAATCGAAACTTCCATTTCTTTCTCCCAAAAAGGACATTGAGGTTTTAGAAATTGAAAATCAAACGGTGTTCAGTTTAGGATTAGCTTTTGGAAGTGGAAGATTTGGTTTCCCCAATCAGTGGATTGAAAAAGAGATGGGAGTTTCAGCGACGACGCGGAATTGGACCATGATCGTTAAAATGCTATCGGATGCCTAA
- a CDS encoding pseudouridine synthase gives MILAFHKPHGVLSKFTAGNSQHRTLAEFGFPKDVYAVGRLDWDSEGLLLLSDEKEWDEWLLYPRHAHERIYHAQVEGIATEEAMSHLRKGVMIQGYKTKPCKASLLIEPGYPPRNPPIRFRISIPTSWIELKLFEGKNRQVRHMTASQGFPTLRLIRVAMGAFQLANLPAGQWRELNTQERKLLFES, from the coding sequence TCATAAACCCCATGGTGTTCTTTCGAAGTTTACAGCTGGAAATTCCCAGCATCGGACTTTGGCGGAGTTTGGATTTCCGAAAGATGTTTATGCGGTGGGGAGGTTGGATTGGGACAGCGAGGGGTTGCTGCTTTTGAGTGATGAGAAAGAGTGGGATGAATGGCTTCTTTATCCGCGTCATGCGCATGAGAGAATTTACCATGCGCAGGTCGAGGGGATTGCGACGGAAGAGGCAATGAGTCATTTAAGAAAAGGGGTGATGATTCAAGGCTATAAAACGAAACCTTGCAAAGCCAGTTTGTTAATTGAACCGGGCTATCCTCCACGCAATCCTCCCATTCGTTTTCGGATCTCTATTCCAACAAGTTGGATTGAACTTAAATTGTTTGAAGGGAAAAATCGGCAAGTCCGTCATATGACGGCGTCGCAAGGATTCCCAACGCTTCGTTTGATTCGTGTGGCGATGGGAGCTTTTCAATTGGCAAACTTGCCTGCTGGCCAGTGGAGAGAATTAAATACTCAAGAAAGAAAACTTTTGTTTGAATCATAA